The following are encoded together in the Streptomyces tsukubensis genome:
- a CDS encoding helix-turn-helix transcriptional regulator — translation MPGRTDSAQRLRDLALLRRVRDRVDREYARPLDVEALARGVNMSAGHLSRQFRLAYGESPYGYLMTRRIERAMALLRRGDRGVTEVCFEVGCSSLGTFSTRFSELVGVSPSVYRRQAAEAEEGMPPCVAKQVTRPLRGPRDRGARASGA, via the coding sequence GTGCCCGGTAGAACCGACTCCGCCCAGCGACTGCGCGACCTCGCGTTGCTGCGCCGCGTCCGCGACCGCGTCGACCGGGAGTACGCGCGCCCGCTGGACGTCGAGGCGCTCGCCCGGGGGGTGAACATGTCGGCGGGGCACCTCAGCAGGCAGTTCCGGCTTGCCTACGGCGAATCACCGTACGGCTACCTGATGACGCGGCGGATCGAGCGGGCCATGGCGCTGCTGCGCCGTGGCGACAGGGGAGTCACCGAGGTCTGTTTCGAGGTCGGGTGCTCGTCGCTCGGCACCTTCAGCACCCGCTTCAGCGAACTGGTCGGTGTCTCACCCAGCGTCTACCGGCGCCAGGCGGCGGAGGCCGAGGAGGGGATGCCGCCGTGCGTGGCGAAGCAGGTCACCAGACCGCTCAGGGGTCCTCGCGACAGGGGCGCCCGCGCCTCGGGGGCCTGA